One Ignavibacterium sp. DNA segment encodes these proteins:
- a CDS encoding protein phosphatase 2C domain-containing protein: MKEKQQLSIKYFGASDIGLVRTENQDSFGKFPKDGLNMYQSKGILFMVADGMGGHTGGKEASQTAVDVIGNEYFSFDSEIISSALLYSFKKANYKINQTSQDALQFRKKGTTCSALVIENDRAHIAHVGDSKIYKISDDNIIQFTNDHTEVGEMVRKKIITEEEAKNHPSKSVLIRAMGIETDLEVDLIENILISGGDCFVLCSDGLSKVLPEEIKKIVLSNSEEEACKKLIALANDRGGNDNVTVLVVKIVDENLNDNQIKQTPAVKKKNSWFPVTVLLLLIILIAVFILIYQKEITDLFSKKNITAADSTMVKEEIITDENPDALLTEANNLLSEGKLDSAMVLYNLILNQNPLHIGALSGRENVILKYIQAGNELLAVNKKDEALLNFKKAYTLDPNDKELNNKIMIIEKSDNKNLSDNNKNPKVNKDQLKKQLDDKTVNKDDDEKEIIFANFNLSNWEKPGLSAGDFKNNDDRIAFLKTNKSKKIFFKQAMEDIDLNVDVRFDEYSNENAGVIVGYNRDENSGNENYYLFLLNNSRSYSLIKVNDDKKETIVTGKQIMDTGKKGFQIKLKCLGPWIMIYNDNKLLESYLSSDFIKGKFGFFADSNVEVEFSNLTIKSAFEKN, encoded by the coding sequence TTGAAAGAAAAGCAGCAGCTTAGTATAAAATATTTTGGAGCTTCCGATATTGGTCTTGTAAGAACTGAAAATCAGGACAGCTTTGGTAAATTTCCAAAAGATGGTTTAAATATGTACCAATCCAAAGGCATTTTGTTTATGGTTGCCGATGGAATGGGTGGACATACCGGAGGTAAAGAAGCAAGCCAGACAGCGGTTGATGTTATTGGAAACGAATACTTTTCTTTTGATTCTGAAATTATTTCCAGTGCGCTTTTATATTCATTTAAAAAAGCTAATTATAAAATCAATCAAACTTCTCAGGATGCTCTTCAATTCCGCAAAAAAGGTACAACTTGTTCGGCTCTTGTAATAGAAAATGACAGGGCACATATTGCCCATGTTGGTGATAGTAAGATTTATAAAATTTCTGATGATAATATAATTCAGTTTACAAACGATCATACAGAAGTTGGGGAAATGGTACGTAAAAAAATTATTACGGAGGAAGAAGCAAAAAATCATCCTTCCAAATCTGTATTAATCAGAGCTATGGGGATTGAAACCGATCTGGAAGTTGACTTGATTGAAAATATTTTAATAAGCGGTGGCGATTGTTTCGTTTTGTGTTCAGATGGTCTTTCAAAAGTGCTTCCTGAAGAGATAAAAAAGATAGTATTAAGTAATTCTGAAGAGGAAGCCTGCAAAAAACTGATTGCCCTGGCAAATGATCGCGGTGGAAATGATAATGTTACAGTACTGGTAGTCAAAATAGTTGATGAAAACTTGAATGATAATCAGATTAAACAAACACCTGCAGTTAAAAAGAAAAATTCCTGGTTTCCGGTTACAGTATTATTATTGCTGATCATTTTAATTGCTGTCTTTATTTTAATTTATCAGAAAGAAATAACTGACCTTTTTTCTAAAAAGAATATCACTGCTGCTGATAGTACTATGGTTAAGGAAGAAATTATTACAGATGAAAATCCTGATGCACTTTTGACTGAAGCGAATAATCTGTTATCTGAAGGTAAACTTGATAGTGCAATGGTTCTTTATAATTTAATTTTAAACCAGAATCCGCTGCATATTGGTGCATTAAGTGGCAGAGAGAATGTGATTTTGAAATATATTCAAGCTGGTAATGAATTATTAGCTGTTAACAAAAAAGATGAAGCTTTGTTAAATTTTAAAAAAGCTTATACACTTGATCCAAATGATAAAGAGTTAAACAATAAAATAATGATAATTGAAAAATCTGATAATAAAAATTTATCCGATAACAATAAAAATCCGAAGGTAAATAAAGACCAGCTGAAAAAACAGCTTGATGATAAAACAGTAAACAAAGATGATGATGAAAAGGAAATAATCTTTGCAAACTTTAATTTAAGTAATTGGGAAAAACCCGGATTATCGGCAGGCGATTTTAAGAATAATGACGATAGAATAGCGTTTCTGAAAACAAATAAATCTAAAAAGATTTTTTTTAAACAGGCAATGGAAGATATTGACTTAAATGTTGATGTTCGCTTTGATGAATATTCTAATGAAAATGCAGGCGTTATTGTTGGATATAACAGAGATGAAAACAGCGGGAACGAAAATTATTATTTATTCTTGTTGAACAATTCGCGTAGTTATTCCTTAATTAAAGTTAATGATGATAAAAAGGAAACAATTGTAACCGGCAAACAGATTATGGATACAGGTAAAAAAGGATTTCAAATAAAGTTGAAATGTCTTGGTCCCTGGATAATGATATATAATGACAATAAACTTTTAGAATCGTATCTTAGCAGCGATTTTATTAAAGGTAAGTTTGGTTTTTTTGCTGACTCAAATGTTGAAGTTGAATTCAGCAATCTTACAATTAAATCAGCATTCGAAAAAAATTAA
- a CDS encoding FHA domain-containing protein — protein MGTEPTSIKNEQNKTIVRLTIEKGESQKKEYFFKDTFRIGRVDTCAVKIDDGLVSRDHLEISYKEGKWFIADLFSSNGTYLDGKKIDHIILSNPIKLELGKNGPIVKLELIKDTESKPSSTSGASDTDSSLQSYIQRYFEQEGNNPNAGDHTRMIQQAFKVVQKKQSKKYWLIIALVAFIGILASAYAVYQHIKANEQKELAESIFYQMKGIDIQLSKLSSAVENAGNTEVEQTIEKMRGDYNRMEKIYDKYVGELDVYDLSEEDRLILKMARLFGECEINMPENFVGEVKTFINKWKSSPRLKSAITRAQENNYIRPIIEAFLKQSLPPQFFYLALQESDFKFDIVGPITRYGYAKGMWQFIPMTARQYGLETGPLVELNQYDPLDDRFNVPKATTAAAKYIKFIYQTEAQASGLLVIGSYNWGENNFRKLVNELPEDPKQRNFWNLLVKYRERIPDETYNYVFYIFSAAVIGENPRLFGFDFDNPLLSSLQQLN, from the coding sequence ATGGGTACAGAACCTACATCAATAAAAAATGAACAGAATAAAACTATTGTCCGATTAACCATAGAAAAAGGAGAATCACAAAAGAAAGAATACTTTTTTAAAGACACTTTTCGTATCGGACGTGTTGATACCTGTGCAGTTAAGATTGATGATGGCTTAGTAAGCCGTGATCATCTGGAGATATCTTATAAAGAAGGTAAATGGTTTATTGCTGATCTGTTTAGCAGTAACGGTACCTATCTGGATGGAAAAAAAATTGATCACATTATATTATCCAATCCGATTAAACTTGAATTGGGGAAGAATGGTCCTATAGTTAAACTAGAATTAATTAAAGACACTGAAAGCAAACCATCATCAACTTCTGGTGCATCCGATACCGATAGTTCTTTGCAAAGTTATATCCAGCGTTACTTTGAACAGGAAGGTAATAATCCTAATGCCGGCGATCATACAAGAATGATACAGCAGGCATTTAAAGTTGTTCAGAAAAAGCAATCGAAAAAATACTGGCTGATAATTGCTCTTGTTGCATTTATTGGAATACTTGCCTCAGCTTATGCAGTTTATCAGCATATTAAAGCTAACGAACAAAAAGAACTGGCTGAATCAATCTTTTATCAGATGAAAGGGATTGATATTCAGCTCTCAAAATTATCATCTGCTGTGGAAAATGCCGGTAATACTGAAGTTGAACAGACTATTGAAAAAATGCGCGGTGATTATAACAGAATGGAAAAAATTTACGATAAGTATGTTGGTGAACTTGATGTTTATGATCTTAGTGAAGAGGACAGGTTGATTCTTAAAATGGCAAGATTATTTGGTGAGTGCGAAATTAATATGCCTGAAAATTTTGTTGGAGAAGTAAAAACATTTATTAACAAGTGGAAGTCATCTCCAAGATTAAAATCAGCAATAACACGTGCACAGGAAAACAATTATATCCGACCTATAATTGAAGCGTTTTTAAAACAGAGCCTGCCTCCACAGTTTTTTTATCTGGCATTGCAGGAAAGTGACTTTAAGTTTGATATTGTTGGACCAATAACACGATACGGATATGCAAAAGGAATGTGGCAGTTTATACCAATGACTGCGCGGCAGTATGGTTTGGAAACAGGACCTTTAGTTGAGCTAAATCAGTACGATCCCTTGGATGATCGTTTTAATGTACCTAAAGCTACAACTGCTGCTGCTAAGTATATTAAATTTATTTACCAGACTGAAGCTCAAGCTTCTGGCTTACTTGTTATTGGCTCATACAATTGGGGCGAAAATAATTTCAGAAAACTTGTCAACGAATTACCCGAAGATCCGAAACAAAGAAATTTTTGGAATTTACTTGTTAAGTATCGAGAAAGAATTCCAGATGAAACATATAACTATGTTTTCTATATCTTTTCTGCCGCAGTAATTGGTGAAAATCCAAGATTATTCGGGTTTGATTTTGATAATCCATTATTAAGTAGTTTACAGCAACTCAATTAA
- a CDS encoding DcrB-related protein, giving the protein MDIPEYYKQFQNQPPKKEEEVKLPEKAEASSTEKLQQKAEPQKQSQQSQQPAVKDKTIPFQGNGFLLEQLEDWKDKTIYTLEGPVTDGIKHNVIVTIDTEPAAEDLTEYSQIQIQTLESELKSCMLLKQGATKLTNGSDAYEAIFSWYPTDDLRIYQHQIYVMGNKKAYKLTATFTKKTRQTIGPAVLRMMLSFNQDKK; this is encoded by the coding sequence ATGGATATCCCGGAATATTATAAACAGTTTCAAAATCAGCCTCCTAAAAAGGAGGAAGAAGTTAAGCTGCCGGAAAAAGCTGAAGCCTCTTCTACTGAAAAGCTTCAGCAAAAAGCTGAACCTCAAAAGCAGTCACAACAATCGCAGCAGCCTGCAGTAAAAGACAAAACAATTCCGTTTCAAGGCAATGGTTTTTTGTTAGAGCAGCTTGAAGATTGGAAAGATAAAACAATTTACACTTTGGAAGGTCCCGTTACAGATGGGATTAAACATAATGTTATTGTTACAATTGATACAGAACCAGCTGCTGAAGATCTTACTGAATATTCCCAGATACAGATACAAACACTGGAAAGCGAATTAAAATCCTGTATGCTTCTTAAACAAGGTGCAACAAAATTAACAAATGGCAGCGATGCCTATGAAGCAATTTTTAGCTGGTATCCTACAGATGATTTAAGAATATATCAGCATCAGATTTATGTAATGGGTAATAAAAAAGCGTATAAACTTACGGCAACATTTACAAAAAAAACAAGACAAACGATTGGGCCTGCTGTATTAAGAATGATGCTTAGTTTTAATCAAGACAAAAAATAA
- a CDS encoding SpaA isopeptide-forming pilin-related protein, giving the protein MSDHKGNTGKSNKIKLKSSIDRVIWTAGIGCNGAEVGLEINTHFVGNNSEVKIEISDASGKVLDTIKTKIAGNYLLTKIKIPEKAKDELYAEVKLSKLGLSKKSNCLYVYLPPKIKNLKWDKQEARRGDVLKISADVTDTYEGAECKVLIFEHDDDGAHDLIASLKTNVKNQKIEVDWEFKFQTDTKNIPTDQETEKGYKNPEYFFRVDVGGVYADSDLLKFKDWIEIKLEDQEGNPLKDISYKIKFSDGKNKEGKLDSNGYAKIENVPPGKYEIEFENIKGIGKSK; this is encoded by the coding sequence ATGTCTGACCACAAAGGAAATACAGGTAAATCAAATAAAATAAAACTTAAGTCATCAATTGACCGGGTAATATGGACAGCCGGAATCGGGTGTAATGGTGCAGAGGTTGGGCTTGAGATTAATACACACTTTGTCGGTAATAACTCTGAAGTTAAAATAGAAATATCTGATGCTTCAGGCAAAGTGCTTGATACCATTAAAACTAAGATTGCCGGTAATTATTTATTAACCAAAATAAAAATTCCTGAAAAAGCAAAAGATGAGTTATACGCTGAAGTAAAGCTATCAAAGCTTGGATTGAGTAAAAAATCCAATTGTTTATATGTTTACCTACCGCCGAAGATTAAAAATCTAAAGTGGGATAAACAGGAAGCAAGGAGAGGTGATGTCTTAAAGATTTCTGCAGATGTTACCGATACTTATGAAGGAGCTGAATGTAAGGTTTTAATTTTTGAACATGATGATGATGGCGCACATGATCTGATCGCAAGTCTTAAAACAAATGTAAAGAATCAAAAGATAGAAGTTGATTGGGAATTTAAATTTCAGACTGACACCAAAAACATACCAACCGATCAGGAGACAGAAAAAGGATATAAAAACCCTGAATATTTTTTTCGGGTTGATGTAGGCGGTGTTTATGCTGATTCGGATTTATTAAAGTTTAAAGATTGGATTGAGATAAAACTTGAGGATCAGGAAGGAAATCCCTTGAAAGATATTTCGTATAAAATTAAATTTTCTGATGGAAAGAATAAAGAAGGGAAGCTCGATTCAAATGGATATGCAAAAATTGAAAATGTCCCGCCTGGTAAATACGAAATTGAATTTGAGAATATTAAAGGCATAGGCAAATCAAAATAA